From a region of the Actinomadura luzonensis genome:
- a CDS encoding SgcJ/EcaC family oxidoreductase gives MSAEEIHRLLARLTETWNAGDSAGYAGLFTEDADYVTFFGLHLKGRQAIEETHRGLFARAIKLGESDTAPSIRFLTGDVALIVAGGTSSVDGVPDPGRTSTVTLTALRTPEGWRFASFQNSRVARP, from the coding sequence ATGTCCGCAGAAGAGATCCACCGCCTGCTCGCCCGCCTGACCGAGACCTGGAACGCCGGGGACTCCGCCGGCTACGCCGGGCTGTTCACCGAGGACGCCGACTACGTCACGTTCTTCGGCCTGCACCTGAAGGGCCGCCAGGCCATCGAGGAGACGCACCGCGGGCTGTTCGCGAGGGCGATCAAGCTCGGCGAGAGCGACACCGCGCCGAGCATCAGGTTCCTGACCGGCGACGTCGCCCTGATCGTCGCGGGCGGCACGTCGTCCGTGGACGGCGTGCCAGACCCGGGCCGGACCTCGACCGTCACCCTCACGGCCCTCCGCACGCCCGAGGGCTGGCGCTTCGCCTCCTTCCAGAACTCGCGGGTGGCCAGGCCGTGA